One Thermococcus sp. M36 genomic window, TATTTCACCACGTGGCCATCGCGGCCGATTTCATAGAACGCCCTCCTCACGTACTCCTCCTCCCCGCATTCGAGGCACTCGCTGAGCGGCAGGTAGTCCCTGCCCTCAAGCTTTTTCCTCACGCACTCCCTGACCTTTGCGTACATCTCCTCATCGAGCTCAAGGCGCACCAGGGGGACGAGTGCCTTGGCGTAGCGGTCGTTGGGGTTGTGAATTATCTCGCCGCTCTCCGTATCGAGGAGTATCAGCGAGACGTTCTCCGAGTAGAAGTTCCTGTGGAAGTCCTCCGATGAGACGTATCTCCTCACCCTCTCCTCGAAGCCGAGGGGAGAGGCTATAACGAGGACCGTTCTAGTGCCCCCTTTCGAGTCCCTCGCATCGATGAGGTGCACATTGATCTCCGCCAGGGTAAGAGGATCCGTGTCGAGGCCGAGCTCCGCCAGCCTTTCGACCCTCGTCAGGTAAATTCCCCTAACGAGTATCCGCTCCTTCCTTCCGAGAAGCTTCTTCTCCTTCAGGGTTATCTCAACGTACCTGTTTTCCGGCAGGTTCTTGAGGGACTTCTCGTCAAGCTTTCCGACAAATCTTGATGTGTCCTCACCCTTCTTCTCCTCAAGGCTCTCAACGGAGTAGGTTTTGCCGAGGAGCCGCACTTCCCTTGCGAATTTGCTCTTCATCCTGCCCACGAAGTTCAGCTCCCCTATCCTCGCCTCGTCCCTGAGAACCAGGCGGGAGCCCTTCTCAACCTTGCCAGACATCGCGAGGATTTCCTCTATCTTGCCCTTCAGCAGTCTCTCCTTCTCCGACAGCTCAAGCTCCCTCTTCCTGAGCTCCATCTCCTTGGATTTCAGCTCAAGCTCTCTCCTGCGTATCCTCTCCTCAAGGAGCCTTGCCTCGCGCAGAGCCCCCTCCCTCGCCCTCGCAAGCTCCTCCTCAAGTTTTTTCCTCAGCTCTTCATCCTTAAGCTCCATGAGCCTCCTGGCGAGCTCCGCCTTCTCGCGCTCGAACCTCTCGATCAGCTCCTCCTTTTCCCTGCGGAGCCTCTCTATCTCCTCCAGGCTCGATGCCGACAGCTCTTCCTCAAGCTTTCTGCGCTCCTCCTCGAAGAACTCCACCATCTCGGCTATCCTCTTCTTCAGCTCTCTAACTTTGGCCTCGTAGGCTTTCCTCACCGCCTCGACTTCCTCCCTCTTTTCGCGCTCCCACTCCTCCATCAGCGTCCTGAACCAGCCGTACCTGCTGGCCTCGTTTATGGCGGCATCGATTTTCTCGCGGTAGGCCTTCCACGTCCTCTTGAGGTGGTACCTGAGCGTCAGCTTTATCTCGGGGTCTTCCAGCTGCTCCTCTATCCACTTGTCCATCCCGAGGTAGTAGGTCTTGAGGAGCTGGATCGTCTCCTCGTCCCTGCGGTAAAGCTTTCCGAGGATGTCCTCCTTCGTGGTTATCTCAAAGACGTTGTACTTCAGTATCTCGTCCATCAGTCGTATCTCGCGCTCCGAAAAGCGCTCCTCTGCCGGCGGGAACTCCTCTCCCTTCTTCCAGAAGCTCCACGCGAGAACCGCCAGGGCCGCCTCGAACTTTGCCCTGAATGCAGTATCAAGGTCGCTGAGGAAGTCCCCGCACTCGCCTTCGAGGTAGAGGGAGTAGGACTCAAGAACCCGCTCCCAGAGCCCCTTTCTAGTCTCGAAGCTCTCCACGAGTACGTCCCTTCCCTGTTTTAGGGCCCTTTCGGCCGGCCTGAGGAGCTTCCTCACGCAGTCGGGGTTCCCCTCGTTGAAGATCACCATGGTACCACCTCACAGAAGCAGTGAGAGCTCCCTCTCGATTTTCTTCGCCATGTCTTCAACCGCACTGCCGTAACCCTCTACGAGCACCCTGACGGCCGTTTCTCCGCCTTCCTCTTCAACGGACACCGTTATCTCCAGCCTGCCCTTCTTCGTGTAGGCCATGTACTTCGAAACGCTCCCCTCACTGGAGACGTAGTAGGCGCCGAACTTCGAGAGGACGTACCTAAGGAGCTTGGCCACGACTGTGGGTTCCTCTTCAGTTAGCCGCTCTATCTCAACCCTCCTAGGGGTTACCTTCGACCCTATGTCCTCGGGCTTTATGCTGTACACCCTCACCTTGCCCTCGGTCGGTGGGTCGAGTTTCGACAGCAACTCTTCAGCGAACTCAGACACGTCGGGTGAGTCAACTATGAAAGAAATTCCCTTAACCTTTGATACCCTGACCCGATTTGACCACTTGTCAATTAGGTACTCGACGCGCTTCCTCTCGGCATCGTTCTCATACATGACCACGAACAGGTGTGCCACAGCACTCACCTCTCATCTTTTCCTCTAATGTGTGCTGGGCTCTGGGAGTATATAATGTTTTCGGCGTTTTGGAGAAAAGTTTGATATCGTGAAATTTTCCACTTTGTCAAATACTAGAAAACAGGAGGAGAAATGCATAAGGAAAATCAAACCCTGTCAACGACGCCCTTCAGTATATCCTCGACCTTCGCCGCGACCTCAAGCAGCTCGTCGTTCCCGGTTACGCTCATTGCGACCGTCGGGAGCAGCAGGCTCACGTAGGTCTTCCCTTCCTTCACGTACACCACGATATTGCAGGGCAGGAAGGTACCGCTGTTGATGTCTATTCCGATGAGTTGGCTCGAGTAGTTCGGGTTGCAGGCACCGAGTATGACATATGGCTCCATGTCAAGGTTGAGCTTCTCCTTGAAGAGGCTGTCAACCCTTATCTCGCTGAGGACCCCGAAGCCCTCCTTCTTCAGCTCCTCCTTGACCTTCGCCACAGTCTCATCGAAACCGGTTTCAACCTCCTTGACATAGGCGTACTCCTTCTTGGGTTCCTCCATTCCGTGCATTCTGTGGTGACCCTTTCCCATGCCCTTCATTCCCTTGCCGTGGCCTTTACAGCCTCCTTTCATTTTCCCTTTGCCATTCATTCCCTTCATGCCTTCCATCTTTTCGTGGCCCTTCATTCCGCCTTTCTCCATTTCATTCATTTCACCTTTCATCTTGAATCACCTTTTCTTTTGTCAGTGCTTACTCTACTGGAGGAGATAAGAGGCTTGTCCTTCACAAGATGAAAATGTAGGAGGGCAAAAATTAACAAAATTAAGGTGATTCTTTAAGTCCTTTATAAACCGCCTTCAGAAACAGACCGAGGCCAATGGTTGAGGTGGCCAGTGCTACCGGGACGTTGACCCCCAACCAGACATTCATGAAAGGAGCGTAGGTGAGCACAGCAAAAAGCGGCATCAGGAGGGGCATGAGATATCTGCCTGTCTTTATCTCCCGGTAACTGGAGAAAAAGCTCTCCCCTTTGAGTCTTCTCAGGGCGTAGAGGGCAACTCCTATGAGTGGTGGGAGAATGAGGACTGAAAACGGAACGGCCAGAACCGTAAAGGCAGCAAAAAACAGCAGAACAGCGGTAAAAACGCCAACCTCCCATCCCCTCGGTTCAAAGCTCTCGGGGACCGATGCATGAAGAACCATATACGCCACCACCAAAGGGAGGATCGAGAGAAACACGTAGATGGCGAAGTCCCCAACACTCACCGCGTAGCCGTCCTCAAGCTTCCAGTAGGAAGCCCAGAAACCCCAGAAAATGCCGAGGAAGATAAAGAAAAGGGCAGCTTTCTTGCCCTCCCACTCGCCCAGAGCCTTTCCCGCTAGGTAGACTCCAGCAAGAACCGAGATAAGGGCGTGCCACGCCAGTGGAGTCCAGACGATGCCAAAGGGGAAATCGGCGTAAACAGTCTGAACAACAACTCCCTCCACGAGCCAGCCGAAGACCGCCCCAACGAGGAAAACCGAGTAAACGTCCCCCACCCCGAATCGGTTCACCATGAGGAGCACGAAGAAGGCCAGAACCGAATAGACAAGCCACGTCATTATGAGTCCCGAGAAGGTATCGTCCGGCCTCCACCGCGCCCAGAACATCGTCTCCGAGTAGAAGAAGAGAATGTAGCCGAGGGATAGCATCATAACAAGCCTTCTAATGATGGCCCTCTCCATAGACGTTCCTCCCGGGTTTTAATGCGATGACGATTTCGATGGGAAGCCCAAAAATCCTCCCCTTCTCCTCGCGCACCACCACAAAGCCAGTGTTCTTCACGACCTCGGCGAGATAAATCGGCCTGCAGTCCAAGTACTGAGGGAACTTCCCATGGAGCCACTCGTAGGTTCTCACCAACAATCCTCCATCCTCTTTCGACATGCTGACAACTCCAAGCCTTCCACCGGGCTTCAAAACCCTCTTAATCTCAGCTAAGATCTCTGGAATTTGGGGCGTGTCAAAGAGCTCAAGGGTGAAGCTCATGAAAACCGCATCGAACTTTTCATTTTCGTAGGGCAGCCTTGAGGCGTCGCCGCAGTACAGTTCGGCCCTCTCCAGAAGCCCGGCTTTTTTGAGCCTTTCCCTGCTGACCTCAAGCATACCGGAGGATATGTCGATTCCGTAGACCCTTCCTTCATCCTCCACAAGCTCGGCCATCTT contains:
- a CDS encoding methyltransferase domain-containing protein, which produces MCRTKAQAKRLYDRISRFYDFFAFPEGRYRDRALELLDIRRGETVLEIGFGTGRALVKMAELVEDEGRVYGIDISSGMLEVSRERLKKAGLLERAELYCGDASRLPYENEKFDAVFMSFTLELFDTPQIPEILAEIKRVLKPGGRLGVVSMSKEDGGLLVRTYEWLHGKFPQYLDCRPIYLAEVVKNTGFVVVREEKGRIFGLPIEIVIALKPGRNVYGEGHH
- a CDS encoding DUF302 domain-containing protein, producing the protein MKGEMNEMEKGGMKGHEKMEGMKGMNGKGKMKGGCKGHGKGMKGMGKGHHRMHGMEEPKKEYAYVKEVETGFDETVAKVKEELKKEGFGVLSEIRVDSLFKEKLNLDMEPYVILGACNPNYSSQLIGIDINSGTFLPCNIVVYVKEGKTYVSLLLPTVAMSVTGNDELLEVAAKVEDILKGVVDRV